The sequence GACCCAGTTCTACGAAAGCTTCCTGTCCAACGCCCGGCACATCTTCTCGCAGAACGCTGCGGCCAACCCCGAGCTCGCGCCCTGCACGGAGTGCGGCTCGCCCACCTCGCGCGGGCGCTGCGGCGTGTGCGGCCTGAAGGCCATGGTCCGCGCCGCGCGCGAGGCCCGGGAGTCGGAGAGCGCCGAAGCCGCCGGGAGCGCGGCCGGAGCCGGGGACTAGGCCGTGCTGCTGCGCCTGGCCGGAGCGATCGAGCGGGGCTTCCTGCCCCTGGCCGTGGGCTTCTCCGTGCTGGCCCTCGTCTGGCCGCCGCTCTTCACCTGGATCAGGCCGCACATCGCGCTGGGCCTGGGCATCATCATGTTCGGCATGGGGCTCACGCTGGAGTTCACGGATTTCCTGCGCGTGTTCAGGCAGTGGCGCATGGCGGGCACGGGCGTGCTCCTGCAGTACACGGTCATGCCCGCGGTGGCCTGGACGCTGTGCGCCGTCCTGAAGCTTCCGCCCGAGACCGCCGTGGGCGTACTCCTGGTGGGGGCCTGCCCCTCGGGCACGGCGTCCAACGTCATCAGCTATTTCGCCAAGGCGGACGTGGCCCTCTCCGTGGTCATGACGCTTTGCTCCACCCTGCTCGCTCCGCTGGCCACCCCGCTCCTGATGGAGCTTCTGGCCGGGCAGCGCATCCACGTGGAGTTCTGGCACATGGTCCGCTCGGTCTTCTGGATCGTGGCCTTCCCCCTGCTCGACGGCCTGATCATCCGCCGCCTGCTGCGCGAGCGCATCCGGCCGCTCCTGTGCATCTTCCCGTCGATCTCGGTGCTGACCATCTCGGCGGTCATCGCCTGCGTGGTGGGGCTGAACCAGAAGACCATCATGGCCTTCCCGGCCCTGGTCATGGCCGCGGTCATCCTGCACAACGCCGCGGGCTTCTGGCTCGGACACTACGGGGCCGGGCTGCTCGGCGCAAACAGGCGCGGACGCCGCACCATCTCCATCGAGGTGGGCATGCAGAACTCCGGGCTCGCCGTGGCCCTGGCCGGAGCCTTCTTCGGCCCGGCCGCGGCCCTGCCCGGGGCCATCTTCAGCCTGTGGCAGAACCTGGCGGGCGTCTTCCTGGCGCGGCTGTGGGCCAGGGACGAGGAGTCGTCCTGTCCCACGGGCCCCGACTCGGCGGGTCCGACAGGCGGGGCAGGCCCGGCCGACCGGACCGCGACGCCCAGGGCCTGAGCGCCCGAGGCCACCCCCTGGGCCTTCGGCTCACTGCTTCAGAAACGTCCCCAGATCCTTCTGGAAATCCTGGTCCGCGAAGGGATCCGCGCCGCAGCGCACGCACAGCCTGACGTCGAAGGGCCTGAAGTCGTCCGGGGCCTTGCAGACCACGCGCACCGCGCGCTCGGGCTCGGCCTCGTAGGACTCCACCGCGCCGTGCTTCGTCTCCTTGCCCGCCACCGTGACCCTGACCGGCTCCGACGTGCCGCCGCTGCCGTAGACCACCTCCAGCCTGCACTCGGCCAGCTGGTCCTTGTCGCGCCCGACGATCTCGTAGGTCGCGGGCAGGTCGCGGCAGCTCTCGGGCAGGTCGACCTTGAGCTTCCAGGGCTTGTCCTGCGGTCCGTAGAGGCCCGCCGGGCCCGACTTCCAGCCGTCCTCGCAGCGCTCGAAGTCCTGCGCGCGGGGAGCGGCCGGGGCGGCGACCGAAGAAGAAGAAGAAGAAGAAGAGGAGGAAGAAGCAGCCGGCGCGGCCTTGTCCGGCTGCTTCTCGGCGGCGCGGGCAGGCGCGGCGGGCAGGGCCAGGGCCGCGGCCAGGCAGAGGGCGGTGAGGGCGTGGGAAAGTCTCATGGCGCGGATGCCTCCGTGTCGGCTTCGGTTTCGGACGCGGCCGGTTTCGCTTTCGAAATACGCGCCTGCCGGGCCTCGGGGCAAGGCCCGAGCGGCAGGGGGGCGCCGAGGGCGGTGGCGACCACGGGCCCGGCGTCCGGCGCGTCCCAGGAGACGCGCACCGCGCCGTCGGCTGCCGTGGCGTAGAGCGGCAGGCCGAGGTCGCGCATGGCCGCGCGCGTGCGGCAGCCGGGGAAGTTCCAGCGGTTGAGCCACCCCGCCGAGGCCACGGCCAGGCGCGGGGCCACGGCCCGGTAGAAGCGGGGATTGACGCTGCCCGACGCGCCGTGGTGCGGCAGGACGAGGAGATCGGCGGCCAGGGGAGAATCCTTTTGCACCTCGGCGGCGCGCAGCATGTCGGCGATGGCGGGCTGCTCGGCGTCGCCCGGGATGAGCGCGAGCCCCCGGCCGTTCCAGGTCAGGCGCAGGACCAGGCTCAGGTCGTTCAGCCCCTCGGCCGTAAAGTCCGGCTCCGGATGCAGCGCCGTCAGCGCCACGCCGTGGCCGAGGTCCAAGGTCTCGCCCGTCTTCATGGCGTGCACGGGCACGCCCGCGGCCGCGCAGTCCGTAAGCAGCCGCTCGCCCGTCTTCGTGCCCTGCTCGAGCCCGCTCCACACGAACGAGTCCACGCGAAGCGCCCCGAGCACGGCCGGGACGCCTCCGGCATGGTCGGTGTGCGTGTGCGAGAGGAGCAGCGCGGTGAGCACGGGGTCGCGGCCGAGCGTCAGGCGCGGCACCACCACGGCCCGGCCCATGTCGAAGCCCGAGGCCGAGAGCCCGCCCGCGTCCACCAGCACGCGCCTGCCGCCCGGCGCCGTGACCAGCACGGCCTGCCCCTGCCCCACGTCCAGGACCTCCACGGCCACGCGCGGCCGCGCGTCCTCCCAGGCGTTTGCCGCGACGGGCCCGGCCAGCAGGCAGAAGGCGAGGCCCGCGAGCACGAGATCCTTCCTTCCCCCGTTCCGGTTGCGCCGCGCGAGCCACCAGACCCAGAGCAGCCAGTAGCCGAGCATGGCGGGCCAGAGCGGACGCACGCCCGTGAGCGTGCGCAAGAGCCCTGCCCCCTCCGCACGGGCGAGGAGGTCG is a genomic window of Desulfovibrio sp. X2 containing:
- a CDS encoding bile acid:sodium symporter family protein, with product MLLRLAGAIERGFLPLAVGFSVLALVWPPLFTWIRPHIALGLGIIMFGMGLTLEFTDFLRVFRQWRMAGTGVLLQYTVMPAVAWTLCAVLKLPPETAVGVLLVGACPSGTASNVISYFAKADVALSVVMTLCSTLLAPLATPLLMELLAGQRIHVEFWHMVRSVFWIVAFPLLDGLIIRRLLRERIRPLLCIFPSISVLTISAVIACVVGLNQKTIMAFPALVMAAVILHNAAGFWLGHYGAGLLGANRRGRRTISIEVGMQNSGLAVALAGAFFGPAAALPGAIFSLWQNLAGVFLARLWARDEESSCPTGPDSAGPTGGAGPADRTATPRA